CGTGAGGACAGTGTGTAGCGAAACCCCCGGTGAATGGAGCGCTCCTGCCGAATTTACAACCCCATCGGGCGAAGAACACACCGTTTGCATCCCACAGGGGTGGAGCATCATTTCGAGTTACAACCAGCCTTACAGCCCTTCAATGCCCGATGTGTTTGCGCCGCTTACGGCAAACAACCAGGTAGTGATTGTATTGGGGAAGCAGGGCATTTACTGGCCTTCACAGAATGTAAATACACTGGGCAACTGGGATGTTTACCAGGGCTACAAGATCAAGATGAACAGTGCGGGCTGCCTGCAGATTGCGGGCGAACAGCCATTGGACAAAACCGTTGAACTTGCGCAGGGAGCGAGTTATCTGCCGGTGCTTTGCGACCAGCCGGTGCCGGTAAGCAATATCCTCACCCCACTTGGCAATGATTTGCTGATTGCATTCGACATCCATGCTCAACTCATCTACTGGCCGATGGGACAAATCTATACGCTGGAATACCTTGAACCGGGAAAAGGCTACTTAATCAACATGATTGCGCCGGGTGAAATCACATACACCTGCGCCAAATCATCATTGGCAGGCTACACAAAAGCCCAGCCGCCGGATTATGAAAATGCTCCCTGGATCGTCAGCAAAACCGGAACAAACCACTTTGTTTCAATCACCGAAAGTGCTTTGTCGCAGCTTCAAACCGGCGACTACCTTGGTGCATTTGATCCTGACGGGAACTGTTCAGGCCAAACAAAGGTTGAGCAGGGAAAAGGCAATCTCCTGCTGGTTGTCAATGGCGCAGACCTGACTACACCGGCTGGACTTTCAGAAGGTGAAGCGATGGAGTTCAGGGCTTTCAACGCCACCACCAAAGAAACCATCCCTGTGGAAGTCACCTTCAACAATGGTTTTCCGCATAGCAGCCATTTCGCTGAATCAGGACAATCCATGATTACCGGATTGAAAACGGGGGCAACCAACCTATCAGAAGCCGATTTAGCAGACATCACACTGCATCCCAACCCCACTAAAGGGCTGTTCACCATCGGAGGATTGACCGGGACTTTTAACTTACAGGTGTTCAATGCCACAGGCCTCAAAATAAAAGACACAGCGATTGAACTGCCCGGCCAGGTTGACCTTTCAGGTTATGCAAACGGGATATATTTTATCAGGATCACAAGCGGAGAACGAAGCTGGCTGGAGAAGGTGGTGAAGGAGTAGTGTTGAAGAAAAAAGTCCATCCACATTTTGTGTTAATAATGACCTCTTAGGGAATAGACAACAATGGTGTCATCAATTAATTCATAAATAATCCGGTGTTCAAGGTTAATGCGCCGGCTCCATTTACCTGATAAATTGTGCTTCAAAGGTTCAGGCTTTCCACTGCCGGAAAA
The sequence above is drawn from the Bacteroidales bacterium genome and encodes:
- a CDS encoding T9SS type A sorting domain-containing protein; the encoded protein is MKPNIKINITTILIALLSFQLHSQETLTKDSDRFIFNTKTGEVLIAESAAMTFDTKTPVVEVLVPNGGESAGHATPLEVGWLAADETLAEAPVSVFLLTEAGTVSYTLAALIANTGNEGFNLPIEAVGQAKIRITATDAFGNVGEDRSNDIFTITCQPPQELTVQQITETTAIVGWSSTGTGVTYDLLYGFAGFDPLTEGTLVQGISENSYLLNDLLPAYAYQCYVRTVCSETPGEWSAPAEFTTPSGEEHTVCIPQGWSIISSYNQPYSPSMPDVFAPLTANNQVVIVLGKQGIYWPSQNVNTLGNWDVYQGYKIKMNSAGCLQIAGEQPLDKTVELAQGASYLPVLCDQPVPVSNILTPLGNDLLIAFDIHAQLIYWPMGQIYTLEYLEPGKGYLINMIAPGEITYTCAKSSLAGYTKAQPPDYENAPWIVSKTGTNHFVSITESALSQLQTGDYLGAFDPDGNCSGQTKVEQGKGNLLLVVNGADLTTPAGLSEGEAMEFRAFNATTKETIPVEVTFNNGFPHSSHFAESGQSMITGLKTGATNLSEADLADITLHPNPTKGLFTIGGLTGTFNLQVFNATGLKIKDTAIELPGQVDLSGYANGIYFIRITSGERSWLEKVVKE
- a CDS encoding Txe/YoeB family addiction module toxin, translating into FSGSGKPEPLKHNLSGKWSRRINLEHRIIYELIDDTIVVYSLRGHY